A region from the Drosophila takahashii strain IR98-3 E-12201 chromosome 2L, DtakHiC1v2, whole genome shotgun sequence genome encodes:
- the GramD1B gene encoding serine-rich adhesin for platelets isoform X12, with amino-acid sequence MHFVTQQRAQQQHHKSSTSSSSSSLASSSSCSGSGSGLGSGSGLGLGSTSRFVGLRKSSSQGALPKSLATAHSFFHRPSSSSSSSQGKHKRTASLNATPMIKDSELNNPTTSSVTITATTAESSSSGNANMIPETTQPDQLQSQTQSQNQSQSQSQDNPENPPPEEEKPDAEAAGSNGGDRRDSITEEITITSTTTNSSSSSKLLTIQEAAGSLEQSSVSISTSSKQSASTTSGGGSPPQVGGAPGANESNGSNLSLNQAATSTSPASGSSAAPGVTPSINIVSSDSGRDQTQQSQGVDSNGHTASGDSPSSRKSSTGSKGKPSQAKLSTSSSGRDEQDISHHRLSDLTQHELSLLRVDRDQQLNSSSSTSNEKPAKPSRLSERAKKKSWYNVIYPNYKSRAEDFKKLFKDVPNDERLIVDYSCALQRDILVQGRLYVSQNYVCFHANIFSWETYVSIKWKDVTAITKEKTALVIPNAISISSGKDKYFFATFTSRDKSFLMLFRVWQNTLMNKQFSAQEIWKHVHTCYGEELGLTTDDEDYIDPTLDNNDSNETDFDFQTAIDDDSQSQRQSQQSNQSTQSNPNQLPQSGNSSASSGGGVRASAPRKSKTKYFFNSSKSSANASASGSDNNKTRESSRKLNKKMKQNAKELTLSSVKPTELSVSVTMSAPSASSSSTAGSTTASSSTIANHTGSGSGSGSVSGSNTAAPSGSGSEKKAAEKKISTSSNSAALAAASLATATDSKLEIKRKLGKNHRQRDEGKNAAESVPTDVSDSSDSEENNLPFVPTTECTSTHEGRQIVHTILPINVDTLFNLLFSKSKFITDFHAMRKSTDLVLGEWTKNEEGLQSRTVNVTVQLAASVGPKTSKVTEYQVQRECSKPGELYSIDVNSVNAGIPYADSFSVLIHFCLARTVDDHTMLSIHTQIKYKKSIWGVVKGFIEKNTWAGLEDFFGAQLHALQSETCIPPAKGKGRRPRREQQIQQQSKAISL; translated from the exons ATGCATTTTGTTACACAGCAGCGGGCACAACAGCAGCACCACAAGtcctccacctcctcgtcGAGCTCCTCGCTGGCCTCCAGTTCCTCGTGCTccggatcgggatcgggattgGGATCAGGATCTGGCCTGGGATTAGGATCCACCTCCCGCTTCGTGGGCCTGCGCAAGTCCTCCAGCCAGGGTGCCCTGCCCAAGTCCTTGGCCACCGCCCACAGCTTCTTCCAtcgtccttcgtcctcgtcctcatcctcgCAGGGCAAGCACAAGCGCACCGCCAGCCTCAATGCGACGCCCAT GATTAAAGATAGTGAATTAAACAACCCAACAACATCAAGTGTAACCATAACCGCTACGACTGCCGAAAGTTCGAGCAGTGGTAATGCCAACATGATACCCGAGACCACCCAGCCCGATCAGCTCCAGTCACAGACACAATCCCAGAACCAGTCACAGTCACAATCGCAGGATAATCCCGAGAATCCCCCGCCGGAGGAGGAGAAACCGGATGCGGAGGCGGCTGGTAGCAATGGTGGCGACAG GCGCGATTCGATCACCGAGGAGATCACGATAACGAGCACCACCACAAACAGCAGTTCGAGCAGCAAACTCCTAACCATTCAGGAAGCTGCCGGCAGCCTCGAGCAGAGCAGCGTCTCCATATCGACGTCCTCCAAACAGAGCGCTTCCACAACATCCGGCGGCGGATCGCCACCACAAGTTGGAGGAGCCCCAGGTGCCAATGAATCGAATGGCAGCAACCTCAGCCTAAACCAGGCCGCCACTTCCACTAGTCCTGCCTCAGGTTCCAGTGCTGCGCCAGGTGTCACGCCCAGCATAAACATCGTGTCCAGCGATTCGGGTCGCGATCAAACGCAGCAGTCGCAGGGCGTCGACTCCAACGGACACACTGCCTCGGGGGACAGTCCCTCTAGCCGGAAGAGCTCCACCGGCTCAAAGGGCAAGCCCAGCCAGGCAAAGCTATCCACATCCAGCAGTGGACGCGATGAG CAGGACATCTCGCACCACCGGCTGAGCGATCTCACCCAGCACGAGCTGAGCCTGCTGCGCGTCGACCGGGATCAGCAGCtgaacagcagcagctccacCTCCAACGAGAAGCCGGCCAAGCCATCAAGGCTATCGGAGCGGGCCAAGAAGAAGTCCTGGTACAACGTCATCTATCCCAACTACAAGTCGCGGGCCGAGGACTTCAAGAAACTCTTCAAGGACGTGCCCAACGATGAGCGCCTGATAGTGG ACTACTCGTGTGCCCTGCAACGCGACATTCTGGTCCAGGGTCGTCTGTATGTGTCGCAGAACTACGTCTGCTTCCACGCGAACATCTTCAGCTGGGAGACCTATGTGAGCATCAAGTGGAAGGATGTGACGGCCATAACCAAGGAGAAGACTGCCCTGGTGATACCCAATGCCATTTCGATATCCAGCGGCAAGGACAAGTACTTCTTTGCCACGTTCACCTCGCGCGACAAGAGCTTCTTGATGCTCTTCCGCGTCTGGCAGAACACGCTGATGAACAAACAGTTTTCGGCGCAGGAGATCTGGAAGCATGTGCACACCTGCTACGGCGAGGAGCTGGGCCTGACCACCGACGACGAGGACTACATCGATCCCACGCTGGACAACAACGACAGCAACGAGACGGACTTTGACTTCCAGACGGCCATCGATGACGATAGCCAGTCGCAGCGGCAGTCGCAGCAGTCGAATCAATCCACCCAGTCGAATCCCAATCAGCTTCCCCAGAGCGGCAACAGCAGCgccagcagcggcggcggcgtccGGGCCTCTGCGCCCCGCAAGTCCAAGACGAAATACTTCTTCAACTCCTCCAAATCTTCGGCCAACGCCTCGGCCAGCGGATCGGATAATAACAAGACCCGGGAGAGTTCCCGCAAACTGAACAAGAAGATGAAGCAGAATGCCAAGGAGCTGACGCTCAGCTCGGTGAAGCCGACGGAGCTGTCGGTGAGCGTCACCATGAGCGCACCcagcgccagcagcagcagcacagccGGCTCCACCacagcctcctcctccaccattGCCAACCACACGGGCTCTGGCTCCGGTTCGGGATCGGTGTCGGGTTCAAACACGGCGGCGCCCAGCGGCAGTGGCAGCGAGAAGAAGGCTGCCGAGAAGAAGATCAGTACGTCTTCGAACTCCGCCGCTTTAGCAGCAGCATCTCTGGCCACTGCCACGGATTCCAAGCTGGAGATAAAGCGCAAGTTGGGGAAAAATCATCGCCAGCGGGATGAGGGCAAAAATGCTGCCGAAAGTGTGCCCACAGATGTCTCCGATTCGTCGGATTCCGAGGAGAATAACTTGCC ATTTGTGCCCACCACCGAGTGTACCTCGACCCATGAGGGCCGCCAGATCGTCCACACCATTCTGCCCATCAATGTGGACACCTTGTTCAATCTGCTGTTCAGCAAGTCCAAGTTCATAACCGACTTCCATGCCATGCGCAAGTCAACGGATTTGGTGCTGGGCGAGTGGACCAAGAACGAGGAGGGTCTACAATCGCGCACTGTGAACGTCACCGTTCAATTGGCCGCCTCTGTGGGACCCAAGACCTCAAAG GTAACCGAGTACCAGGTGCAGCGGGAGTGCAGCAAACCGGGCGAACTGTATTCCATAGACGTGAATAGCGTTAATGCAGGCATTCCATACGCGGACAGTTTCAGTGTGCTCATACACTTCTGCCTGGCCAG AACTGTCGATGATCACACTATGCTGTCGATTCACACCCAGATCAAGTACAAAAAGTCGATCTGGGGCGTTGTCAAGGGCTTCATCGAGAAGAACACGTGGGCTGGCCTGGAGGACTTCTTTGGCGCCCAGTTGCATGCGCTCCAGAGCGAGACCTGCATTCCGCCGGCCAAGGGAAAGGGACGCAGGCCGAGGAGAG aacaacagatACAGCAACAAAGCAAAGCAATTTCTCTCTAA
- the GramD1B gene encoding protein Aster-B isoform X5, producing the protein MHFVTQQRAQQQHHKSSTSSSSSSLASSSSCSGSGSGLGSGSGLGLGSTSRFVGLRKSSSQGALPKSLATAHSFFHRPSSSSSSSQGKHKRTASLNATPMIKDSELNNPTTSSVTITATTAESSSSGNANMIPETTQPDQLQSQTQSQNQSQSQSQDNPENPPPEEEKPDAEAAGSNGGDRRDSITEEITITSTTTNSSSSSKLLTIQEAAGSLEQSSVSISTSSKQSASTTSGGGSPPQVGGAPGANESNGSNLSLNQAATSTSPASGSSAAPGVTPSINIVSSDSGRDQTQQSQGVDSNGHTASGDSPSSRKSSTGSKGKPSQAKLSTSSSGRDEQDISHHRLSDLTQHELSLLRVDRDQQLNSSSSTSNEKPAKPSRLSERAKKKSWYNVIYPNYKSRAEDFKKLFKDVPNDERLIVDYSCALQRDILVQGRLYVSQNYVCFHANIFSWETYVSIKWKDVTAITKEKTALVIPNAISISSGKDKYFFATFTSRDKSFLMLFRVWQNTLMNKQFSAQEIWKHVHTCYGEELGLTTDDEDYIDPTLDNNDSNETDFDFQTAIDDDSQSQRQSQQSNQSTQSNPNQLPQSGNSSASSGGGVRASAPRKSKTKYFFNSSKSSANASASGSDNNKTRESSRKLNKKMKQNAKELTLSSVKPTELSVSVTMSAPSASSSSTAGSTTASSSTIANHTGSGSGSGSVSGSNTAAPSGSGSEKKAAEKKISTSSNSAALAAASLATATDSKLEIKRKLGKNHRQRDEGKNAAESVPTDVSDSSDSEENNLPFVPTTECTSTHEGRQIVHTILPINVDTLFNLLFSKSKFITDFHAMRKSTDLVLGEWTKNEEGLQSRTVNVTVQLAASVGPKTSKVTEYQVQRECSKPGELYSIDVNSVNAGIPYADSFSVLIHFCLARTVDDHTMLSIHTQIKYKKSIWGVVKGFIEKNTWAGLEDFFGAQLHALQSETCIPPAKGKGRRPRRGMNQQSATSTTSTTNHTATSTDNDSIQEALHPQQQNEHHQHQHLHMHHHHHHHHGSQHHHHDPRHSHHHQPSLPHHHQHPHQHPHWHHRKAILQASSRGTATQIRPLEEAIVSAPSGDPLEGQMLSTGGGGIPTAAVGAATGHPLLLEGGKQQQQMLHHQQQMHHHHHLQPHKQHHQQQQQLHLGGGDGQPMATGHGSQGHRLRHKGLWLLVILLLCLMLALNVILLLKLWKLEERIDVDLNRRARLPSLAALSELPSTNQEWLELLRDQEMAHENELQKWQQVLQTAIELLKKTERTLAEIIVR; encoded by the exons ATGCATTTTGTTACACAGCAGCGGGCACAACAGCAGCACCACAAGtcctccacctcctcgtcGAGCTCCTCGCTGGCCTCCAGTTCCTCGTGCTccggatcgggatcgggattgGGATCAGGATCTGGCCTGGGATTAGGATCCACCTCCCGCTTCGTGGGCCTGCGCAAGTCCTCCAGCCAGGGTGCCCTGCCCAAGTCCTTGGCCACCGCCCACAGCTTCTTCCAtcgtccttcgtcctcgtcctcatcctcgCAGGGCAAGCACAAGCGCACCGCCAGCCTCAATGCGACGCCCAT GATTAAAGATAGTGAATTAAACAACCCAACAACATCAAGTGTAACCATAACCGCTACGACTGCCGAAAGTTCGAGCAGTGGTAATGCCAACATGATACCCGAGACCACCCAGCCCGATCAGCTCCAGTCACAGACACAATCCCAGAACCAGTCACAGTCACAATCGCAGGATAATCCCGAGAATCCCCCGCCGGAGGAGGAGAAACCGGATGCGGAGGCGGCTGGTAGCAATGGTGGCGACAG GCGCGATTCGATCACCGAGGAGATCACGATAACGAGCACCACCACAAACAGCAGTTCGAGCAGCAAACTCCTAACCATTCAGGAAGCTGCCGGCAGCCTCGAGCAGAGCAGCGTCTCCATATCGACGTCCTCCAAACAGAGCGCTTCCACAACATCCGGCGGCGGATCGCCACCACAAGTTGGAGGAGCCCCAGGTGCCAATGAATCGAATGGCAGCAACCTCAGCCTAAACCAGGCCGCCACTTCCACTAGTCCTGCCTCAGGTTCCAGTGCTGCGCCAGGTGTCACGCCCAGCATAAACATCGTGTCCAGCGATTCGGGTCGCGATCAAACGCAGCAGTCGCAGGGCGTCGACTCCAACGGACACACTGCCTCGGGGGACAGTCCCTCTAGCCGGAAGAGCTCCACCGGCTCAAAGGGCAAGCCCAGCCAGGCAAAGCTATCCACATCCAGCAGTGGACGCGATGAG CAGGACATCTCGCACCACCGGCTGAGCGATCTCACCCAGCACGAGCTGAGCCTGCTGCGCGTCGACCGGGATCAGCAGCtgaacagcagcagctccacCTCCAACGAGAAGCCGGCCAAGCCATCAAGGCTATCGGAGCGGGCCAAGAAGAAGTCCTGGTACAACGTCATCTATCCCAACTACAAGTCGCGGGCCGAGGACTTCAAGAAACTCTTCAAGGACGTGCCCAACGATGAGCGCCTGATAGTGG ACTACTCGTGTGCCCTGCAACGCGACATTCTGGTCCAGGGTCGTCTGTATGTGTCGCAGAACTACGTCTGCTTCCACGCGAACATCTTCAGCTGGGAGACCTATGTGAGCATCAAGTGGAAGGATGTGACGGCCATAACCAAGGAGAAGACTGCCCTGGTGATACCCAATGCCATTTCGATATCCAGCGGCAAGGACAAGTACTTCTTTGCCACGTTCACCTCGCGCGACAAGAGCTTCTTGATGCTCTTCCGCGTCTGGCAGAACACGCTGATGAACAAACAGTTTTCGGCGCAGGAGATCTGGAAGCATGTGCACACCTGCTACGGCGAGGAGCTGGGCCTGACCACCGACGACGAGGACTACATCGATCCCACGCTGGACAACAACGACAGCAACGAGACGGACTTTGACTTCCAGACGGCCATCGATGACGATAGCCAGTCGCAGCGGCAGTCGCAGCAGTCGAATCAATCCACCCAGTCGAATCCCAATCAGCTTCCCCAGAGCGGCAACAGCAGCgccagcagcggcggcggcgtccGGGCCTCTGCGCCCCGCAAGTCCAAGACGAAATACTTCTTCAACTCCTCCAAATCTTCGGCCAACGCCTCGGCCAGCGGATCGGATAATAACAAGACCCGGGAGAGTTCCCGCAAACTGAACAAGAAGATGAAGCAGAATGCCAAGGAGCTGACGCTCAGCTCGGTGAAGCCGACGGAGCTGTCGGTGAGCGTCACCATGAGCGCACCcagcgccagcagcagcagcacagccGGCTCCACCacagcctcctcctccaccattGCCAACCACACGGGCTCTGGCTCCGGTTCGGGATCGGTGTCGGGTTCAAACACGGCGGCGCCCAGCGGCAGTGGCAGCGAGAAGAAGGCTGCCGAGAAGAAGATCAGTACGTCTTCGAACTCCGCCGCTTTAGCAGCAGCATCTCTGGCCACTGCCACGGATTCCAAGCTGGAGATAAAGCGCAAGTTGGGGAAAAATCATCGCCAGCGGGATGAGGGCAAAAATGCTGCCGAAAGTGTGCCCACAGATGTCTCCGATTCGTCGGATTCCGAGGAGAATAACTTGCC ATTTGTGCCCACCACCGAGTGTACCTCGACCCATGAGGGCCGCCAGATCGTCCACACCATTCTGCCCATCAATGTGGACACCTTGTTCAATCTGCTGTTCAGCAAGTCCAAGTTCATAACCGACTTCCATGCCATGCGCAAGTCAACGGATTTGGTGCTGGGCGAGTGGACCAAGAACGAGGAGGGTCTACAATCGCGCACTGTGAACGTCACCGTTCAATTGGCCGCCTCTGTGGGACCCAAGACCTCAAAG GTAACCGAGTACCAGGTGCAGCGGGAGTGCAGCAAACCGGGCGAACTGTATTCCATAGACGTGAATAGCGTTAATGCAGGCATTCCATACGCGGACAGTTTCAGTGTGCTCATACACTTCTGCCTGGCCAG AACTGTCGATGATCACACTATGCTGTCGATTCACACCCAGATCAAGTACAAAAAGTCGATCTGGGGCGTTGTCAAGGGCTTCATCGAGAAGAACACGTGGGCTGGCCTGGAGGACTTCTTTGGCGCCCAGTTGCATGCGCTCCAGAGCGAGACCTGCATTCCGCCGGCCAAGGGAAAGGGACGCAGGCCGAGGAGAG GCATGAATCAGCAATCCGCCACCTCGACCACATCGACCACTAACCACACAGCGACCAGTACGGACAATGACAGCATCCAGGAGGCGCTTCATCCGCAGCAGCAGAACGAGCATCACCAGCATCAGCATCTGCACATgcaccatcaccaccaccatcaccaCGGTAGCCAGCATCACCACCACGATCCCAGGCACTCCCACCATCATCAGCCTTCGCTTCCCCATCATCACCAGCATCCGCATCAGCATCCTCATTGGCATCACCGTAAGGCTATACTTCAGGCCAGCAGCAGAG GTACCGCCACCCAAATTCGTCCACTGGAGGAGGCGATCGTTTCGGCCCCGTCCGGTGATCCCCTGGAGGGCCAAATGCTGTCcaccggcggcggcggcattcCTACGGCGGCAGTCGGCGCCGCCACCGGTCATCCGCTGCTGCTCGAGGGCggcaagcagcagcagcagatgctacaccaccagcagcagatgcaccaccaccaccacctgcAGCCGCAcaagcagcaccaccagcagcagcagcagttgcaccTGGGCGGCGGCGACGGCCAGCCGATGGCGACGGGTCACGGGTCACAGGGTCACAGACTCAGACACAAGGGCTTGTGGTTGTTGGTTATACTGTTGCTGTGCTTGATGCTGGCATTAAATGTGATATTATTACTTAAGCTCTGGAAGCTGGAGGAACGCATTGACGTGGATCTCAATCGGCGGGCTCGCCTGCCCAGTTTGGCGGCCCTGAG tgagCTACCGAGCACGAACCAGGAATGGCTGGAACTGCTGCGCGACCAGGAGATGGCGCACGAGAACGAGCTGCAAAAGTGGCAGCAGGTGCTCCAAACTGCCATCGAGCTGCTGAAAAAG actgAAAGAACTTTGGCTGAAATCATTGTACGCTAG
- the GramD1B gene encoding serine-rich adhesin for platelets isoform X3, with protein MTYCRAVLKIRIIFAFCRIYVLRFVITFFALAKTRLGPFWPLFFRLFLSNDIDFRLDNTKQSGSKPMPKEEIKKPPRKTLNVEPKKVKRKKMIKDSELNNPTTSSVTITATTAESSSSGNANMIPETTQPDQLQSQTQSQNQSQSQSQDNPENPPPEEEKPDAEAAGSNGGDRRDSITEEITITSTTTNSSSSSKLLTIQEAAGSLEQSSVSISTSSKQSASTTSGGGSPPQVGGAPGANESNGSNLSLNQAATSTSPASGSSAAPGVTPSINIVSSDSGRDQTQQSQGVDSNGHTASGDSPSSRKSSTGSKGKPSQAKLSTSSSGRDEQDISHHRLSDLTQHELSLLRVDRDQQLNSSSSTSNEKPAKPSRLSERAKKKSWYNVIYPNYKSRAEDFKKLFKDVPNDERLIVDYSCALQRDILVQGRLYVSQNYVCFHANIFSWETYVSIKWKDVTAITKEKTALVIPNAISISSGKDKYFFATFTSRDKSFLMLFRVWQNTLMNKQFSAQEIWKHVHTCYGEELGLTTDDEDYIDPTLDNNDSNETDFDFQTAIDDDSQSQRQSQQSNQSTQSNPNQLPQSGNSSASSGGGVRASAPRKSKTKYFFNSSKSSANASASGSDNNKTRESSRKLNKKMKQNAKELTLSSVKPTELSVSVTMSAPSASSSSTAGSTTASSSTIANHTGSGSGSGSVSGSNTAAPSGSGSEKKAAEKKISTSSNSAALAAASLATATDSKLEIKRKLGKNHRQRDEGKNAAESVPTDVSDSSDSEENNLPFVPTTECTSTHEGRQIVHTILPINVDTLFNLLFSKSKFITDFHAMRKSTDLVLGEWTKNEEGLQSRTVNVTVQLAASVGPKTSKVTEYQVQRECSKPGELYSIDVNSVNAGIPYADSFSVLIHFCLARTVDDHTMLSIHTQIKYKKSIWGVVKGFIEKNTWAGLEDFFGAQLHALQSETCIPPAKGKGRRPRRGMNQQSATSTTSTTNHTATSTDNDSIQEALHPQQQNEHHQHQHLHMHHHHHHHHGSQHHHHDPRHSHHHQPSLPHHHQHPHQHPHWHHRKAILQASSRGTATQIRPLEEAIVSAPSGDPLEGQMLSTGGGGIPTAAVGAATGHPLLLEGGKQQQQMLHHQQQMHHHHHLQPHKQHHQQQQQLHLGGGDGQPMATGHGSQGHRLRHKGLWLLVILLLCLMLALNVILLLKLWKLEERIDVDLNRRARLPSLAALSELPSTNQEWLELLRDQEMAHENELQKWQQVLQTAIELLKKVSIVCEKIYNDGQLRQSIESMSMAVHTEF; from the exons ATGACATATTGCCGAGCAGTGCTAAAAATACGAATAATTTTTGCGTTTTGCCGTATTTACGTTTTGCGTTTCGTCATCACTTTTTTTGCGCTGGCAAAGACCAGACTTGGCCCGTTTTGGCCACTTTTTTTTCGGCTGTTCCTCAGCAATGACATAGATTTTCGGTTGGACAATACAAAACAAAGTGGCAGCAAACCAATGCCGAAGGAGGAAATAAAGAAGCCGCCGAGGAAAACACTGAATGTGGAACCAAAGAAAGTCAAGcgaaagaaaat GATTAAAGATAGTGAATTAAACAACCCAACAACATCAAGTGTAACCATAACCGCTACGACTGCCGAAAGTTCGAGCAGTGGTAATGCCAACATGATACCCGAGACCACCCAGCCCGATCAGCTCCAGTCACAGACACAATCCCAGAACCAGTCACAGTCACAATCGCAGGATAATCCCGAGAATCCCCCGCCGGAGGAGGAGAAACCGGATGCGGAGGCGGCTGGTAGCAATGGTGGCGACAG GCGCGATTCGATCACCGAGGAGATCACGATAACGAGCACCACCACAAACAGCAGTTCGAGCAGCAAACTCCTAACCATTCAGGAAGCTGCCGGCAGCCTCGAGCAGAGCAGCGTCTCCATATCGACGTCCTCCAAACAGAGCGCTTCCACAACATCCGGCGGCGGATCGCCACCACAAGTTGGAGGAGCCCCAGGTGCCAATGAATCGAATGGCAGCAACCTCAGCCTAAACCAGGCCGCCACTTCCACTAGTCCTGCCTCAGGTTCCAGTGCTGCGCCAGGTGTCACGCCCAGCATAAACATCGTGTCCAGCGATTCGGGTCGCGATCAAACGCAGCAGTCGCAGGGCGTCGACTCCAACGGACACACTGCCTCGGGGGACAGTCCCTCTAGCCGGAAGAGCTCCACCGGCTCAAAGGGCAAGCCCAGCCAGGCAAAGCTATCCACATCCAGCAGTGGACGCGATGAG CAGGACATCTCGCACCACCGGCTGAGCGATCTCACCCAGCACGAGCTGAGCCTGCTGCGCGTCGACCGGGATCAGCAGCtgaacagcagcagctccacCTCCAACGAGAAGCCGGCCAAGCCATCAAGGCTATCGGAGCGGGCCAAGAAGAAGTCCTGGTACAACGTCATCTATCCCAACTACAAGTCGCGGGCCGAGGACTTCAAGAAACTCTTCAAGGACGTGCCCAACGATGAGCGCCTGATAGTGG ACTACTCGTGTGCCCTGCAACGCGACATTCTGGTCCAGGGTCGTCTGTATGTGTCGCAGAACTACGTCTGCTTCCACGCGAACATCTTCAGCTGGGAGACCTATGTGAGCATCAAGTGGAAGGATGTGACGGCCATAACCAAGGAGAAGACTGCCCTGGTGATACCCAATGCCATTTCGATATCCAGCGGCAAGGACAAGTACTTCTTTGCCACGTTCACCTCGCGCGACAAGAGCTTCTTGATGCTCTTCCGCGTCTGGCAGAACACGCTGATGAACAAACAGTTTTCGGCGCAGGAGATCTGGAAGCATGTGCACACCTGCTACGGCGAGGAGCTGGGCCTGACCACCGACGACGAGGACTACATCGATCCCACGCTGGACAACAACGACAGCAACGAGACGGACTTTGACTTCCAGACGGCCATCGATGACGATAGCCAGTCGCAGCGGCAGTCGCAGCAGTCGAATCAATCCACCCAGTCGAATCCCAATCAGCTTCCCCAGAGCGGCAACAGCAGCgccagcagcggcggcggcgtccGGGCCTCTGCGCCCCGCAAGTCCAAGACGAAATACTTCTTCAACTCCTCCAAATCTTCGGCCAACGCCTCGGCCAGCGGATCGGATAATAACAAGACCCGGGAGAGTTCCCGCAAACTGAACAAGAAGATGAAGCAGAATGCCAAGGAGCTGACGCTCAGCTCGGTGAAGCCGACGGAGCTGTCGGTGAGCGTCACCATGAGCGCACCcagcgccagcagcagcagcacagccGGCTCCACCacagcctcctcctccaccattGCCAACCACACGGGCTCTGGCTCCGGTTCGGGATCGGTGTCGGGTTCAAACACGGCGGCGCCCAGCGGCAGTGGCAGCGAGAAGAAGGCTGCCGAGAAGAAGATCAGTACGTCTTCGAACTCCGCCGCTTTAGCAGCAGCATCTCTGGCCACTGCCACGGATTCCAAGCTGGAGATAAAGCGCAAGTTGGGGAAAAATCATCGCCAGCGGGATGAGGGCAAAAATGCTGCCGAAAGTGTGCCCACAGATGTCTCCGATTCGTCGGATTCCGAGGAGAATAACTTGCC ATTTGTGCCCACCACCGAGTGTACCTCGACCCATGAGGGCCGCCAGATCGTCCACACCATTCTGCCCATCAATGTGGACACCTTGTTCAATCTGCTGTTCAGCAAGTCCAAGTTCATAACCGACTTCCATGCCATGCGCAAGTCAACGGATTTGGTGCTGGGCGAGTGGACCAAGAACGAGGAGGGTCTACAATCGCGCACTGTGAACGTCACCGTTCAATTGGCCGCCTCTGTGGGACCCAAGACCTCAAAG GTAACCGAGTACCAGGTGCAGCGGGAGTGCAGCAAACCGGGCGAACTGTATTCCATAGACGTGAATAGCGTTAATGCAGGCATTCCATACGCGGACAGTTTCAGTGTGCTCATACACTTCTGCCTGGCCAG AACTGTCGATGATCACACTATGCTGTCGATTCACACCCAGATCAAGTACAAAAAGTCGATCTGGGGCGTTGTCAAGGGCTTCATCGAGAAGAACACGTGGGCTGGCCTGGAGGACTTCTTTGGCGCCCAGTTGCATGCGCTCCAGAGCGAGACCTGCATTCCGCCGGCCAAGGGAAAGGGACGCAGGCCGAGGAGAG GCATGAATCAGCAATCCGCCACCTCGACCACATCGACCACTAACCACACAGCGACCAGTACGGACAATGACAGCATCCAGGAGGCGCTTCATCCGCAGCAGCAGAACGAGCATCACCAGCATCAGCATCTGCACATgcaccatcaccaccaccatcaccaCGGTAGCCAGCATCACCACCACGATCCCAGGCACTCCCACCATCATCAGCCTTCGCTTCCCCATCATCACCAGCATCCGCATCAGCATCCTCATTGGCATCACCGTAAGGCTATACTTCAGGCCAGCAGCAGAG GTACCGCCACCCAAATTCGTCCACTGGAGGAGGCGATCGTTTCGGCCCCGTCCGGTGATCCCCTGGAGGGCCAAATGCTGTCcaccggcggcggcggcattcCTACGGCGGCAGTCGGCGCCGCCACCGGTCATCCGCTGCTGCTCGAGGGCggcaagcagcagcagcagatgctacaccaccagcagcagatgcaccaccaccaccacctgcAGCCGCAcaagcagcaccaccagcagcagcagcagttgcaccTGGGCGGCGGCGACGGCCAGCCGATGGCGACGGGTCACGGGTCACAGGGTCACAGACTCAGACACAAGGGCTTGTGGTTGTTGGTTATACTGTTGCTGTGCTTGATGCTGGCATTAAATGTGATATTATTACTTAAGCTCTGGAAGCTGGAGGAACGCATTGACGTGGATCTCAATCGGCGGGCTCGCCTGCCCAGTTTGGCGGCCCTGAG tgagCTACCGAGCACGAACCAGGAATGGCTGGAACTGCTGCGCGACCAGGAGATGGCGCACGAGAACGAGCTGCAAAAGTGGCAGCAGGTGCTCCAAACTGCCATCGAGCTGCTGAAAAAGGTGAGCATTGTCTGCGAAAAGATCTACAACGATGGCCAGCTGCGTCAGAGCATTGAGTCGATGTCGATGGCGGTGCACACTGAATTCTAA